The stretch of DNA ACAGCCTCCTCATAAGATAATCCTTCACTTCTAATATTTGATATACAATTTCTACTGGCATCGCTTAAACCAACTTTTGGATTCCAAGTTAAATACAAACCTAAACTATCAGGTGAACTTAAACCTGGTCTCTCTCCAATTAAAACTATTGAAATTTTTGCTTTTAATAATTCTCCAACTTCATCACCAATGGCAACTCTTCCTTGTTGAACTATTGAAAAAGGTGATAAATTCCATTTTTGTTTATCTTCTTTTAATGCTATCATCAATTTTTTTATAAAATTAATTGCATTTTCTTTTATTGCCAATGAAGATAATCCATCAACAATAACTATTGATAAATCATAAAAAGTATTGTCATTGGCTTTTATTTTTTTTAATATTTCAGAAGAATTTTTATCTAATCTTCTACCTAAATCTGGTCGTTGTAAATATGTTGTTCTATTTATTGCTTGTGAATGCAATAAAATAGGAGAAGTTTTTTTATTTATATCATTTACAATCAACTGTTCAACAATATTTTCCACATCAAGCGGTAAATGAACTGCATCTTGAGCTTGAGCATGAGCCAATTGAAATGCCAATGAATGAGAAGTTGGAATACTAACTCCACTTCTTCCCAATCCAATTCTTGCATCTGTATAATCTTTGAGTAATGCCCAAGGATTTTCAATAATATTTGAATCAATTTTTTCTATATTATTCATTATTTATTTCCTATAACATTTGATAAAGATTTAAAGAATTTTTGTGGCATTTTTTCATTTAAAATAAATTTATCCATATTTTTGAATATTTCCATTTTTTCAAGCCAAGCCATAAATTCAGGAGCTGGTTTTAGATTTAAAACTCTTCTTGCGTATAAAGCATCATGAAAAGAGGTAGTTTGATAATTAAGCATAATATCATCGCTTCCTGGAATTCCCATAATAAAATTACATCCAGCAACACCAAGTAAAGTTAATAAATTATCCATATCATTTTGATCAGCATCTGCATGATTTGTATAACAAATATCACAACCCATTGGAAGTCCTAATAATTTTCCACAAAAGTGATCCTCAAGCCCTGCTCTTGTAATCTCTTTTCCATCAAACAAATATTCAGGTCCAATAAATCCAACAACGGTATTTACCAAAAGAGGATTAAACTTTTTAGCAACTGCATAAGCTCTAACTTCACAAGTTTGTTGATCTAGCCCAAAATTTGCATTAGCTGAAAGTGAACTGCCCTGCCCTGTTTCAAAATACATAACATTATTTCCAACAGTTCCACGATTTAATGAAAGTCCCGCTTCATGGGCTTCTTTTAAGATTTTAAGATTTATTCCAAAACTTGAATTTGTAGCTTCAGTTCCTCCAATTGATTGAAATACTAAATCAACAGGAGCACCTTTTTCAATAGCTTCAATAGTATTTGTAACATGAGTTAAAACGCAAGATTGTGTTGGAATTTCATATTTTTGGATTACATCATCCATGAGTTTTAAAAGTTTTATAGTTTGTTCAACATTATCAGTTGCTGGATTTATACCAATAACAGCATCACCATTTCCATATAATAATCCATCTAAAATACTCGCAGCTATTCCCATAACATCATCTGTTGGGTGGTTTGGTTGAAGTCTTGTTGATAAATGATTTGGTAAACCAATAGTATTTCTAAAAGATGTAACAACTGGACATTTTTTTGCGACCATTATCAAATCTTGATTTCTCATGATTTTACTAACTGCTGCTGCCATTTCAGGAGTTATTCCAGCTCTTGCTTGTTTGATTAAATCAATAGTTGTAGAATCACTTAATAACCAGTTTCTAAAATCTCCAACTGTTAAATGTGAAATTAATTTAAAAGCTTCTCCATCATGTTCATCGATAATTAATCTTGTGATTTCATCTTCTTCGTAGGGAATTAACACTTCATTTAAAAAAGTTTTCAAAGGAACTTCTGCTAAACACATTTGTGCAACAACTCTTTCTTGAGAAGAAAGTGCGCAAACTCCAGCTAAAATATCTCCTGAACGTTTTGGTGTAGCTTTTGCCATTAAATCTGCTAAATTTTTGAAACTATAAGTTTTATTTCCAAGTATATATTTGTAAGAAGTTTTCATATTTCAATTTGTATATTATTTTTATTCATATACATCCTTTTTTAGATTGCTAAAAATAGTTATATGATTAATACAACTACTTAAATGCAATTCTATAACTAATTAAAAATATATGATTATTAGGAATGTATAAATAATATTCAATAAAAATCATATTTTTTCTTATATTTTTATTTTAAATTACAACATTATTTATACAGTTTATTATCTAAACAAAGCTCAACTTTTTTGTATAATTTCTATATAAAGTTGTTATTATTTATACTATTGATTTTATTTTATTCATTTTTTATAAATTTTATAGAGTTTGGAACAGTTCTTGAAAAGATAAAAATTGAAAAAATACTAAATATCTAAGGAATATTTTGAAAAATCTCTCTTTAATTGTTCTTATATTTTTGTTAATTATCTCCGCTTTGATATTTAACTTATTTGATGCTAACAAAAAAATAGATAACTACTTTGAACTGAACAATCAAATAATTCATATATCTCAATTAAATACCAAACTGCAAGAATTTTCAAAAAACAATCTTAGTTCACAAAATTACAAAGAAATACAAATTGATATTAATACAATTAAAAATATTTTTTTTAATATTGAAAATAACAAAAATTATATTCAGCACAAAAAAACTAATTTTTATAAAAAAATATTATCAATAAAAATTCTTATTGAAGAAGAAATCGAAATAATTGAAAAAATGAATTCATTTAATATCATATTTAATAATTCAATCAAAAATATACAAATACTTAAATCAAAAATTGATCACAATAAATTTGATAAATTTTATAATATAGCTTTAACTTTGAATTATCAAAAAAGTATTGATATTTTTGAAATAAAAAATGAATTAAATAGTATTGGTTTTTCAAATAAACAAGAAGAAGATTTTATCTCTAATATCAATGTTATATTTGATTATTATACAAAAAAAGAAGATTTCCAAACTCAAATTAGCAATTTGAATTTATTTAATGAA from Arcobacter suis CECT 7833 encodes:
- the eutC gene encoding ethanolamine ammonia-lyase subunit EutC, with the protein product MNNIEKIDSNIIENPWALLKDYTDARIGLGRSGVSIPTSHSLAFQLAHAQAQDAVHLPLDVENIVEQLIVNDINKKTSPILLHSQAINRTTYLQRPDLGRRLDKNSSEILKKIKANDNTFYDLSIVIVDGLSSLAIKENAINFIKKLMIALKEDKQKWNLSPFSIVQQGRVAIGDEVGELLKAKISIVLIGERPGLSSPDSLGLYLTWNPKVGLSDASRNCISNIRSEGLSYEEAVKKTMYLLKESRRLELSGVNLKDRTINDVIENSINEENFLIK
- a CDS encoding ethanolamine ammonia-lyase subunit EutB; translated protein: MKTSYKYILGNKTYSFKNLADLMAKATPKRSGDILAGVCALSSQERVVAQMCLAEVPLKTFLNEVLIPYEEDEITRLIIDEHDGEAFKLISHLTVGDFRNWLLSDSTTIDLIKQARAGITPEMAAAVSKIMRNQDLIMVAKKCPVVTSFRNTIGLPNHLSTRLQPNHPTDDVMGIAASILDGLLYGNGDAVIGINPATDNVEQTIKLLKLMDDVIQKYEIPTQSCVLTHVTNTIEAIEKGAPVDLVFQSIGGTEATNSSFGINLKILKEAHEAGLSLNRGTVGNNVMYFETGQGSSLSANANFGLDQQTCEVRAYAVAKKFNPLLVNTVVGFIGPEYLFDGKEITRAGLEDHFCGKLLGLPMGCDICYTNHADADQNDMDNLLTLLGVAGCNFIMGIPGSDDIMLNYQTTSFHDALYARRVLNLKPAPEFMAWLEKMEIFKNMDKFILNEKMPQKFFKSLSNVIGNK